From one Streptomyces sp. CA-210063 genomic stretch:
- a CDS encoding XdhC family protein translates to MLDIAEELHRWVEQGRDFAVATVVAVGGSAPRLPGAALAVDAEGTAIGSVSGGCVEGAVYDLCQQASADGKPVFERFGYSDEDAFAVGLTCGGIIDIVVMPVRVGDPVRPVVAAALSAAASGEAAAVARIVSGPADLRGLALLVRPDGSYDGGFGAHPELDRTVAAEARALLDTGRTGTLEIGEQGSRCGAPLTVLVESSVPPPRMIVFGAIDFASALVRIGKFLGYHVTVCDARPVFATRTRFPEADEIVVEWPHKYLERTSVDARTVLCVLTHDAKFDVPLLQLALRLPVAYIGAMGSRRTHLDRNTRLRQVGVTELELARLRSPIGLDLGARTPEETALSIASEIVAHRRGGSGVPLTGAHTPIHHDGTPGVTELPSLRIS, encoded by the coding sequence ATGCTGGACATCGCCGAAGAGCTGCACCGGTGGGTCGAGCAGGGACGTGACTTCGCCGTGGCCACCGTGGTGGCCGTAGGCGGCAGCGCGCCCCGCCTGCCCGGCGCCGCCCTCGCGGTGGACGCCGAGGGCACGGCGATCGGCTCGGTCTCCGGCGGCTGCGTGGAGGGTGCCGTCTACGACCTGTGCCAACAGGCGTCGGCCGACGGGAAACCGGTCTTCGAACGCTTCGGCTACAGCGACGAGGACGCCTTCGCCGTCGGCCTGACCTGCGGCGGAATCATCGACATCGTCGTGATGCCGGTACGGGTGGGCGACCCGGTCCGCCCGGTCGTCGCCGCCGCGCTGTCCGCCGCCGCGAGCGGGGAGGCGGCGGCCGTGGCCCGGATCGTCTCCGGCCCGGCGGACCTGCGGGGGCTCGCCCTGCTGGTCCGCCCGGACGGCTCGTACGACGGCGGCTTCGGCGCCCACCCCGAACTGGACCGCACGGTCGCCGCCGAGGCCCGCGCCCTCCTCGACACCGGCCGCACCGGCACCCTGGAGATCGGAGAGCAGGGCTCACGTTGCGGAGCACCGCTCACCGTCCTGGTCGAATCCTCCGTTCCGCCGCCCCGGATGATCGTCTTCGGTGCGATCGACTTCGCCTCGGCCCTCGTCCGCATCGGCAAGTTCCTCGGCTATCACGTCACCGTCTGCGACGCCCGCCCCGTCTTCGCGACGCGCACCCGTTTCCCGGAGGCCGACGAGATCGTCGTCGAATGGCCCCACAAGTACCTGGAGCGCACCTCGGTGGACGCCCGCACGGTCCTCTGCGTCCTCACCCATGACGCCAAGTTCGACGTCCCCCTCCTCCAACTCGCCCTACGACTCCCCGTCGCCTACATCGGCGCCATGGGCTCCCGCCGCACCCACCTCGACCGCAACACCCGCCTCCGCCAAGTCGGCGTCACCGAACTGGAGCTGGCGCGACTCCGCTCACCCATCGGCCTCGACCTGGGCGCCCGTACGCCGGAGGAGACGGCCCTGTCCATCGCCTCCGAGATCGTCGCCCACCGGCGTGGGGGAAGCGGGGTCCCCCTGACCGGGGCGCACACGCCGATCCACCACGACGGCACCCCCGGCGTCACGGAACTGCCGAGCCTTCGGATTTCCTGA
- a CDS encoding NCS2 family permease: MTQQSLQPKATAEDATAEPPVPAGRPWLDRYFHITHRGSSVAREVRGGVTTFMAMAYILLLNPLVLSGPDAAGATLGQKALITATALAAAVTTLLMGFVGKVPLALAAGLSVSGVIASQVAPRMTWPQAMGMCVMYGVVIMLLVVTGLREMIMNAIPLALKHAITMGIGLFVALIGFYKAGFVHQGKATPVALGPNGELAGWPVLLFAVTLLAIFMLQARGVPGAILLGIVGGTVLAVILNALGVIDPGQWAGGAPELHGGAVSMPDFSLLGHVEFGGWGDVGAMTVGLIVFTLVLAGFFDAMATIIGVGTEAGLADDKGRMPGLSKALFIDGAGGAIGGVAGGSGQTVFVESATGVGEGARTGLSSVVTGLFFAACLFFTPLTAIVPGEVAAAALVVIGAMMMTTARHVDWSDRATAIPVFLTVVIMPFTYSITAGVAAGVISYVAVKLAQGRAREIGAFMWGLTAVFLVFFALNPIEGWLGVH, encoded by the coding sequence ATGACCCAGCAGTCACTCCAGCCGAAGGCCACAGCCGAGGACGCGACCGCGGAACCCCCCGTCCCCGCCGGCAGGCCCTGGCTCGACCGGTACTTCCACATCACCCACCGAGGATCCTCCGTCGCCCGAGAAGTCCGCGGCGGTGTCACCACCTTCATGGCGATGGCGTACATCCTCCTGCTCAACCCGCTCGTCCTGTCCGGCCCGGACGCCGCCGGCGCCACCCTCGGCCAGAAGGCCCTGATCACGGCGACCGCGCTCGCCGCGGCCGTCACCACGCTCCTCATGGGCTTCGTCGGCAAGGTGCCGCTCGCCCTCGCCGCCGGCCTCTCCGTCTCGGGCGTCATCGCCTCGCAGGTCGCCCCCCGGATGACCTGGCCGCAGGCGATGGGCATGTGCGTGATGTACGGCGTGGTCATCATGCTCCTGGTCGTCACCGGCCTCCGTGAGATGATCATGAACGCCATCCCACTGGCGCTGAAGCACGCGATCACCATGGGTATCGGCCTGTTCGTCGCCCTGATCGGCTTCTACAAGGCCGGCTTCGTGCACCAGGGCAAGGCGACCCCGGTCGCCCTCGGCCCGAACGGCGAACTCGCCGGCTGGCCCGTCCTCCTCTTCGCGGTCACCCTGCTCGCGATCTTCATGCTTCAGGCGCGCGGCGTCCCCGGCGCGATCCTGCTGGGCATCGTCGGTGGCACGGTCCTCGCCGTGATCCTCAACGCCCTAGGCGTCATCGACCCCGGGCAATGGGCCGGTGGCGCACCGGAGTTGCACGGCGGCGCGGTCTCGATGCCCGACTTCTCGCTCCTCGGTCACGTCGAGTTCGGTGGCTGGGGCGATGTCGGAGCGATGACGGTCGGCCTGATCGTCTTCACCCTCGTACTCGCCGGGTTCTTCGACGCGATGGCCACCATCATCGGCGTGGGCACGGAAGCCGGGCTGGCCGACGACAAGGGCCGGATGCCGGGCCTGTCCAAGGCGCTGTTCATCGACGGCGCGGGCGGCGCGATCGGCGGCGTGGCCGGCGGCTCGGGCCAGACGGTGTTCGTCGAGTCGGCGACCGGGGTCGGCGAGGGTGCCCGTACGGGCCTCTCCTCCGTCGTCACCGGCCTGTTCTTCGCGGCCTGCCTGTTCTTCACGCCGCTGACGGCGATCGTCCCCGGCGAGGTCGCGGCCGCCGCCCTTGTCGTCATCGGCGCCATGATGATGACGACCGCCCGACACGTCGACTGGTCCGACCGCGCCACCGCGATCCCGGTCTTCCTGACCGTCGTGATCATGCCGTTCACCTACTCCATCACCGCGGGCGTCGCGGCCGGAGTCATCTCCTACGTCGCCGTCAAGCTCGCCCAGGGCCGGGCCCGGGAGATCGGCGCGTTCATGTGGGGCCTGACGGCGGTCTTCCTCGTCTTCTTCGCCCTCAACCCGATCGAGGGCTGGCTGGGCGTGCACTAG
- a CDS encoding xanthine dehydrogenase family protein molybdopterin-binding subunit has product MGTTGLPTNITQGSRTKGGIGESTLRPDGTLKVTGEFAYSSDMWHEDMLWGQILRSTVAHAEIVSIDTAEALATPGVYAVMTYDDLPTEVRTYGLEIQDTPVLAHGKVRHHGEPVAIVAADHPETARRAAAKIKVEYRELPVITDEASATAPDAILVHEGRDDHHVGHVSHPNILHRQPIIRGDVAAARERADVIVEGEYVFGMQDQAFLGPESGLAVPAEDGGVDLYVATQWLHSDLRQIAPVLGLPEDKVRMTLAGVGGAFGGREDLSMQIHACLLALRTGKPVKIVYNRFESFFGHVHRHPAKLYYEHGATRDGKLTHLSARIVLDGGAYASASPAVVGNAASLGAGPYVVDDVDIEAIALYTNNPPCGAMRGFGAVQACFAYEAQMDKLAAKLGMDPVELRQLNAMEQGTLLPTGQAVDSPAPVAELLRRVKAMPLPPEQQWLTAGEAADVRQLPGGLSNTTHGEGVVRGIGYAVGIKNVGFSEGFDDYSTARVRMEVVAGEPVATVHTAMAEVGQGGITVHAQIARTELGVTQVTINPADTQVGSAGSTSASRQTYVTGGAVKNSCELVREKVLEMGRRKFGTYHPAWATAELLLEGGKVVTDGGEVLADLVDVLDDEAVEVEAEWRHRPTEPFDLRTGQGFGHVQYSFAAHRAVVEVDTELGMVKVIELACAQDVGKALNPLSVVGQIQGGTVQGLGIAVMEEIVVDPKTAKVRNPSFTDYLIPTILDTPTIPVDVLELADDHAPYGLRGVGEAPTLSSTPAVLAAIRDATGLELNRTPVRPEHLTGTA; this is encoded by the coding sequence ATGGGAACCACCGGCCTGCCCACCAACATCACCCAGGGCTCCCGCACCAAGGGCGGTATCGGCGAGTCCACGCTCCGCCCGGACGGCACCCTCAAGGTCACCGGCGAGTTCGCCTACTCGTCCGACATGTGGCACGAGGACATGCTCTGGGGCCAGATCCTGCGCTCCACGGTCGCCCACGCCGAGATCGTCTCCATCGACACGGCCGAGGCCCTCGCGACCCCCGGCGTCTACGCCGTCATGACGTACGACGACCTGCCGACCGAGGTGAGGACCTACGGCCTGGAGATCCAGGACACCCCGGTCCTCGCCCACGGCAAGGTCCGCCACCACGGCGAGCCCGTCGCGATCGTCGCCGCGGACCACCCGGAGACCGCCCGCCGCGCCGCCGCCAAGATCAAGGTGGAATACCGGGAGCTGCCGGTCATCACCGACGAGGCCTCCGCGACCGCGCCGGACGCGATCCTCGTCCACGAGGGCCGCGACGACCACCACGTCGGCCATGTCTCCCACCCGAACATCCTCCACCGCCAGCCGATCATCCGAGGTGACGTCGCGGCGGCCCGTGAGCGCGCGGACGTGATCGTCGAGGGCGAGTACGTCTTCGGCATGCAGGACCAGGCCTTCCTCGGCCCCGAGTCCGGGCTCGCCGTGCCCGCCGAGGACGGCGGCGTCGACCTCTACGTCGCCACCCAGTGGCTGCACTCCGACCTGCGCCAGATCGCGCCCGTGCTCGGCCTGCCCGAGGACAAGGTCCGCATGACGCTGGCCGGTGTGGGCGGTGCCTTCGGCGGCCGCGAGGACCTGTCGATGCAGATCCACGCCTGCCTGCTCGCACTGCGCACCGGCAAGCCGGTGAAGATCGTCTACAACCGCTTCGAGTCCTTCTTCGGCCACGTCCACCGCCACCCCGCGAAGCTGTACTACGAGCACGGGGCGACGCGCGACGGCAAGCTCACGCACCTGTCGGCCCGCATCGTCCTGGACGGCGGCGCGTACGCCTCCGCCTCCCCGGCCGTCGTCGGCAACGCCGCCTCGCTCGGCGCGGGCCCGTACGTCGTCGACGACGTCGACATCGAGGCCATCGCCCTCTACACCAACAACCCGCCCTGCGGCGCGATGCGGGGCTTTGGAGCGGTCCAGGCGTGCTTCGCGTACGAGGCGCAGATGGACAAGCTGGCGGCGAAGCTCGGCATGGACCCGGTGGAGCTCAGGCAGCTCAACGCCATGGAGCAGGGCACGCTCCTGCCGACCGGCCAGGCCGTCGACTCCCCGGCCCCGGTCGCCGAACTCCTGCGCCGCGTCAAGGCGATGCCCCTCCCGCCCGAGCAGCAGTGGCTCACCGCCGGCGAGGCGGCGGACGTACGCCAGCTGCCGGGCGGCCTCTCCAACACCACGCACGGCGAGGGCGTCGTACGGGGTATCGGCTACGCGGTCGGCATCAAGAACGTCGGGTTCTCCGAGGGCTTCGACGACTACTCGACCGCCCGCGTCCGTATGGAGGTCGTCGCCGGCGAACCCGTCGCCACCGTCCACACCGCCATGGCGGAGGTCGGCCAGGGAGGCATCACCGTCCACGCGCAGATCGCCCGCACGGAGCTGGGTGTCACCCAGGTGACGATCAACCCGGCTGACACGCAGGTGGGTTCGGCCGGTTCGACGTCCGCGTCGCGTCAGACGTACGTCACGGGCGGCGCGGTCAAGAACAGCTGCGAGCTGGTGCGGGAGAAGGTACTGGAGATGGGCCGCCGCAAGTTCGGCACCTACCACCCCGCCTGGGCGACCGCCGAACTGCTCCTGGAGGGCGGCAAGGTCGTCACCGACGGTGGTGAGGTGCTGGCCGACCTGGTCGACGTCCTCGACGACGAGGCCGTCGAGGTGGAGGCGGAGTGGCGGCACCGGCCGACCGAACCCTTCGACCTCCGCACCGGGCAGGGCTTCGGCCACGTCCAGTACTCCTTCGCCGCGCACCGGGCGGTCGTCGAGGTCGACACCGAGCTGGGCATGGTCAAGGTCATCGAACTGGCCTGCGCCCAGGACGTCGGCAAGGCCCTCAACCCGCTGTCCGTGGTGGGCCAGATCCAGGGCGGCACGGTCCAGGGCCTCGGCATCGCGGTCATGGAGGAGATCGTCGTCGACCCGAAGACCGCGAAGGTCCGCAACCCCTCCTTCACGGACTACCTCATCCCCACGATCCTCGACACGCCGACCATCCCCGTCGACGTGCTCGAACTCGCCGACGACCACGCGCCGTACGGGCTGCGCGGCGTCGGCGAGGCGCCCACTCTGTCGTCGACTCCGGCCGTCCTCGCGGCGATTCGGGATGCGACGGGGCTGGAGCTGAACAGGACGCCGGTACGCCCGGAACATCTGACGGGTACGGCGTAG
- a CDS encoding (2Fe-2S)-binding protein — MRVNFTVNGRPQEADDVWEGESLLYVLRERLGLPGSKNACEQGECGSCTVRLDGVPVCSCLVAAGQVEGREVVTVEGLADFAKQRAEHGGCASGACGTPGTGGTSLDAAKEWAARGTDSQTGEGGELSPIQQAFIDAGAVQCGFCTPGLLVAADEMLERHPNPSDADIREALSGNLCRCTGYEKIMDAVRLAAARQSEGV, encoded by the coding sequence ATGCGCGTCAACTTCACGGTCAACGGCCGTCCACAGGAAGCCGACGACGTGTGGGAGGGCGAGTCCCTGCTGTACGTGCTGAGGGAGCGGCTGGGACTTCCGGGTTCGAAGAACGCCTGTGAGCAGGGCGAGTGCGGCTCGTGCACCGTCCGGCTGGACGGCGTACCGGTGTGTTCGTGTCTGGTCGCGGCCGGGCAGGTGGAGGGCCGCGAGGTCGTCACCGTCGAGGGGCTCGCGGACTTCGCCAAGCAGCGTGCGGAGCACGGTGGTTGTGCGTCCGGCGCGTGCGGCACGCCTGGTACGGGCGGGACCTCGCTCGACGCGGCCAAGGAGTGGGCCGCGAGGGGCACCGACTCGCAGACCGGCGAAGGCGGTGAACTCTCCCCGATCCAGCAGGCGTTCATCGACGCTGGAGCGGTCCAATGCGGCTTCTGCACGCCGGGTCTGCTCGTCGCCGCCGACGAGATGCTGGAGCGCCACCCGAACCCGAGCGACGCGGACATCCGCGAGGCGCTGTCGGGCAACCTGTGCCGCTGCACCGGCTACGAGAAGATCATGGACGCGGTCCGCCTCGCGGCCGCCCGGCAGTCCGAAGGGGTCTGA
- a CDS encoding FAD binding domain-containing protein → MDFLRPASWEEALAAKAEHPTAVPIAGGTDVMVEINFDHRRPEYLLDLNRIGDLHEWEVGEETVRLGASVPYTRIMEDLRPELPGLALASHTVASPQIRNRGGVGGNLGTASPAGDAHPALLAAGAQVEAQSVRGTRLIPIDDFYTGVKRNALAPDELIRAVHIDRADGPQQYSKVGTRNAMVIAVCAFGLALHPSTRTVRTGIGSAAPTPVRAEAAEEFLNAALDEGGFWDNGRIITPSVAKQFADLCAGACNPIDDVRGTASYRRHAVGVMARRTLMWTWESYRGTARVSEGAA, encoded by the coding sequence ATGGACTTCCTTCGCCCCGCCAGCTGGGAGGAGGCGCTCGCCGCGAAGGCCGAGCACCCCACCGCTGTGCCGATCGCCGGCGGCACCGATGTGATGGTCGAGATCAACTTCGACCACCGTCGGCCCGAGTATCTGCTCGACCTGAACCGCATCGGCGATCTCCACGAGTGGGAGGTCGGTGAGGAAACGGTTCGTCTGGGTGCGTCCGTCCCGTACACCCGGATCATGGAGGACCTCCGTCCCGAGCTGCCCGGCCTCGCCCTGGCCTCGCACACGGTCGCCTCCCCGCAGATCCGCAACCGCGGCGGCGTCGGCGGCAACCTCGGCACCGCCTCCCCGGCCGGCGACGCCCACCCGGCCCTCCTCGCGGCGGGCGCCCAGGTCGAGGCCCAGTCCGTGCGGGGCACCCGGCTCATCCCCATCGACGACTTCTACACCGGCGTCAAGCGCAACGCCCTCGCGCCGGACGAGCTGATCCGTGCCGTGCACATCGACAGGGCGGACGGCCCTCAGCAGTACTCGAAGGTCGGCACCCGCAACGCCATGGTCATCGCCGTGTGCGCCTTCGGGCTGGCCCTGCACCCGTCGACGCGCACCGTCCGTACCGGCATCGGCTCGGCGGCGCCGACCCCCGTCCGGGCCGAGGCCGCCGAGGAGTTCCTGAACGCGGCGCTCGACGAGGGCGGCTTCTGGGACAACGGCAGGATCATCACCCCGTCGGTCGCCAAGCAGTTCGCGGACCTGTGCGCCGGCGCCTGCAACCCGATCGACGACGTCCGGGGCACCGCGAGCTACCGCCGCCATGCCGTCGGAGTCATGGCCCGCCGCACGCTGATGTGGACCTGGGAGTCGTACCGCGGCACCGCCCGCGTCTCGGAGGGAGCTGCGTAA
- a CDS encoding PucR family transcriptional regulator, with the protein MRLRALLDTDALGLRLLGGEDELDRTVRGVMTTDLRDPSRYLSGGELVLTGLAWHRDAADSEPFVRLLVGAGVTALAAGEAELGDIPEDLVVACARHRLPLFAVNESVAFATITEHVVRQVSGERAGDLAAVVDRHRRMMTSGPAGGGPDVVLDLLGSDLDLRAWVLSPAGRLIAGPKVGGPALPAELCARLSAEHLAATRTGRRGPHRVAVGTTTYSLFPISSTGRAPGGARDVRETVLSDWLLAVEADAGDWPAERLDLLYGVAQLIAVERDRREAARTVRRRLAQEILELVQAGAVPAEIAARLRVAAPVLLPGLGTAPHWQVVVARVEWDGADVDGGPVTQALLEEILVDPLATGPEPSDRIAVAHTGEEAIALVPLPAIATEHDGSESGILADTLLAAVREPLTAGLDDDGRLTVGVSAAVHSAEGLRGALEEARHARRVAAARSGRVCAAGHQELASHVLLLPFVPDDVRRAFTARLLDPLRDYDRRHRAELIPTLEAFLECDGSWTRCAARLHLHVNTLRYRVGRIEQLTSRDLSRLEDKLDFFLALRMS; encoded by the coding sequence ATGCGCCTGCGCGCACTGCTGGACACCGACGCGCTGGGTCTGCGGCTGCTCGGCGGCGAGGACGAGCTGGACCGCACCGTGCGCGGTGTGATGACCACCGACCTCAGGGACCCCAGCCGCTACCTCTCCGGCGGCGAGCTGGTGCTCACGGGCCTCGCCTGGCACCGCGACGCCGCCGACTCCGAACCCTTCGTACGGCTCCTGGTCGGTGCCGGGGTCACCGCCCTGGCCGCCGGCGAGGCCGAGCTGGGCGACATCCCGGAGGACCTGGTCGTGGCCTGCGCCCGGCACCGGCTGCCGCTGTTCGCGGTCAACGAGTCGGTGGCCTTCGCGACGATCACCGAGCACGTCGTACGCCAGGTCTCCGGCGAGCGCGCCGGGGATCTGGCGGCCGTGGTGGACCGCCACCGCCGGATGATGACCTCCGGCCCGGCGGGCGGCGGCCCGGACGTCGTCCTGGACCTGCTCGGCTCCGACCTGGACCTCAGGGCCTGGGTGCTCTCCCCCGCCGGCCGGCTCATCGCGGGCCCCAAGGTCGGCGGGCCCGCCCTCCCCGCCGAGCTGTGCGCGCGGCTGTCCGCCGAGCACCTGGCGGCGACCCGCACGGGGCGGCGCGGCCCGCACCGCGTGGCCGTCGGCACCACCACGTACTCGCTCTTCCCGATCAGCAGCACGGGCCGCGCGCCCGGCGGGGCCCGTGACGTCCGCGAGACGGTGCTGTCCGACTGGCTCCTCGCGGTCGAGGCCGACGCCGGGGACTGGCCCGCCGAGCGGCTCGACCTGCTGTACGGCGTCGCCCAGCTGATCGCGGTCGAGCGGGACCGCCGCGAGGCGGCCCGTACGGTACGGCGACGGCTCGCCCAGGAGATCCTGGAGCTGGTGCAGGCGGGGGCCGTCCCCGCCGAGATCGCGGCCCGGCTGCGGGTCGCCGCGCCGGTGCTGCTGCCCGGCCTCGGGACCGCACCGCACTGGCAGGTCGTCGTGGCCCGGGTCGAGTGGGACGGCGCGGACGTCGACGGCGGCCCCGTCACCCAGGCGCTCCTGGAGGAGATCCTCGTCGATCCCCTGGCGACGGGCCCCGAGCCCTCGGACCGCATCGCCGTCGCCCACACGGGTGAGGAGGCCATCGCCCTCGTCCCCCTCCCGGCGATCGCCACGGAACACGACGGCTCCGAGTCCGGCATCCTGGCCGACACGCTCCTCGCGGCCGTACGGGAGCCGCTGACAGCCGGCCTCGACGACGACGGACGGCTCACCGTCGGCGTCAGCGCGGCCGTGCACTCGGCCGAGGGGCTGCGCGGCGCCCTGGAGGAGGCCCGGCACGCCCGCCGGGTGGCGGCGGCCCGCTCCGGCCGGGTGTGCGCGGCCGGCCACCAGGAGCTGGCCTCACACGTCCTGCTCCTGCCCTTCGTCCCCGACGACGTACGCCGCGCCTTCACGGCCCGTCTCCTCGACCCCCTGCGCGACTACGACCGCCGGCACCGCGCCGAGCTGATCCCGACCCTGGAGGCGTTCCTGGAGTGCGACGGCTCCTGGACGCGTTGCGCGGCGCGCCTCCACCTGCACGTCAACACGCTGCGGTACCGGGTGGGCCGCATCGAGCAGTTGACGAGCCGGGACCTCTCCCGGCTGGAGGACAAGCTGGACTTCTTCCTGGCACTGCGCATGAGCTGA
- a CDS encoding GntR family transcriptional regulator: protein MEQAGPRSRQAAAASAPDVAARPASAYRVPAQPGVADVDRERGIAADGGGGSAVRGDTGPVADAARGEHTHSETPIPMPRAPGRPVVQRASVRGQILDALRAALAGGELTPGEVYSAPALGEQFGVSATPVREAMQQLAIEGAVEVVPNRGFRVVRRGARELAELAEVRALLQVPVIMRLARTVPADRWGELRPLAEETARAASSGCRATYGEADRAFHRGVLGLAGNEQLTQIADDLHRRTQLPRSVGHLGGAGGGGRVELMADAAEHIALLDALVAQDLDAACCLVEKHFGAVG from the coding sequence GTGGAGCAGGCCGGACCTCGCTCGCGTCAGGCCGCGGCCGCCAGTGCGCCGGACGTCGCCGCCCGTCCGGCGTCCGCCTACCGCGTGCCCGCCCAGCCCGGAGTCGCGGACGTCGACCGGGAGCGGGGCATCGCGGCGGACGGGGGCGGCGGGTCGGCGGTACGCGGCGACACCGGCCCCGTCGCCGACGCGGCCCGGGGTGAGCACACGCACAGCGAGACGCCGATCCCCATGCCCCGCGCGCCGGGCCGCCCGGTCGTCCAACGGGCCTCCGTGCGGGGGCAGATCCTCGACGCGCTGCGGGCCGCGCTCGCGGGCGGGGAGCTGACGCCGGGAGAGGTGTACTCGGCGCCCGCGCTCGGTGAGCAGTTCGGGGTCTCGGCGACTCCCGTGCGCGAGGCGATGCAGCAACTGGCCATCGAGGGCGCGGTCGAGGTCGTGCCCAACCGCGGGTTCCGTGTCGTACGGCGGGGCGCCCGGGAGCTGGCCGAACTCGCGGAGGTGCGGGCGCTGCTCCAGGTGCCGGTCATCATGCGGCTCGCGCGTACGGTGCCGGCGGACCGCTGGGGTGAGTTGCGGCCCCTCGCCGAGGAGACGGCTCGGGCCGCCTCCTCCGGGTGCCGGGCGACGTACGGGGAAGCGGACCGGGCCTTTCACCGGGGGGTGCTGGGGCTGGCCGGGAACGAGCAGTTGACGCAGATCGCCGATGATCTGCACCGGCGTACGCAACTTCCGCGGAGCGTTGGCCACTTGGGCGGGGCGGGGGGCGGTGGTCGGGTGGAACTGATGGCTGACGCCGCCGAGCACATCGCCTTGTTGGACGCGTTGGTGGCGCAGGACCTGGACGCGGCTTGCTGTTTGGTGGAGAAGCATTTCGGCGCGGTGGGTTGA
- a CDS encoding inositol monophosphatase family protein: protein MFLLAGCGPWDVAAMVPVVEEAGGRFSDMTGGRALDAGAALFSNGVLHEEVLRCIRRSESSVGDL from the coding sequence GTGTTCCTGCTGGCCGGATGCGGACCATGGGACGTTGCCGCCATGGTTCCGGTCGTCGAGGAAGCTGGTGGCCGATTCAGCGACATGACGGGCGGGCGCGCACTCGATGCTGGGGCTGCCCTGTTCAGCAACGGTGTACTGCATGAAGAGGTCCTTCGTTGCATACGCAGATCTGAGTCCTCTGTCGGCGATCTCTGA